A genomic stretch from Mycobacterium paraterrae includes:
- a CDS encoding YggT family protein yields MTLLVHIIGFALFIFWLLLIARVVVEFIRSFSRDWHPRGLTVVVLEIILSVTDPPVNLLRRLIPQLTVGAVRFDLSIMVLLLVAFIGMTMALDYHA; encoded by the coding sequence TTGACGCTGTTAGTGCACATCATCGGTTTTGCGCTGTTCATCTTTTGGTTGTTGCTGATCGCGCGCGTGGTCGTTGAGTTCATTCGGTCGTTCAGCCGGGACTGGCACCCGCGCGGGCTGACCGTCGTGGTGCTGGAAATCATCCTGTCGGTCACCGATCCACCGGTAAACCTGCTGCGACGGCTGATCCCACAGCTCACGGTCGGTGCGGTGCGCTTCGACCTGTCCATCATGGTGCTGCTGCTGGTGGCCTTCATCGGCATGACCATGGCGCTGGACTACCACGCCTGA
- a CDS encoding cell division protein SepF has translation MSTLHKVKAYFGMAPMEDYDDEYYDDHGPGRPSGYPRQRFADDGYGRYEGREYDDPRGEPAEYGAGSYRGGYADEPRFRGPDYERSDMPRSRFGSLRGSTRGALAMDPRRMAMLFDESSPLSKITTLRPKDYSEARTIGERFRDGTPVIMDLVSMDNADAKRLVDFAAGLAFALRGSFDKVATKVFLLSPADVDVSPEERRRIAETGFYAYQ, from the coding sequence ATGAGCACATTGCACAAGGTCAAGGCTTACTTCGGGATGGCTCCCATGGAGGACTACGACGACGAGTACTACGACGACCACGGGCCGGGCCGGCCCAGCGGCTACCCGCGGCAGCGATTCGCCGACGACGGTTACGGCCGTTACGAGGGTCGCGAATACGACGATCCGCGCGGCGAACCCGCCGAGTACGGCGCCGGGAGCTACCGCGGTGGTTATGCCGACGAACCGCGTTTCCGCGGACCCGACTACGAGCGCAGCGACATGCCCCGATCCCGCTTCGGGTCGCTGCGTGGCTCTACCCGCGGTGCTCTGGCGATGGACCCACGCCGAATGGCGATGTTGTTCGACGAGAGCAGCCCGCTGTCGAAGATCACCACGCTGCGCCCGAAGGACTACAGCGAGGCCCGCACCATTGGTGAGCGGTTCCGCGACGGCACCCCGGTGATTATGGACCTGGTCTCGATGGACAACGCCGACGCAAAGCGGCTGGTCGACTTCGCCGCCGGCCTGGCCTTCGCGCTGCGCGGCTCATTCGACAAGGTGGCCACGAAGGTGTTCTTACTCTCGCCGGCCGACGTCGACGTCTCTCCCGAGGAGCGTCGACGCATCGCCGAGACCGGGTTTTACGCTTACCAATAG
- a CDS encoding YggS family pyridoxal phosphate enzyme — protein MSVALDESTQPDREKELTDSLSAVRSRLAAAAKAAGRKLDDIQLLPITKFFPATDVAILSRLGCSDFGESRDQEAAAKVTDVERLLDRSGEADRAAAQRHWHMVGTIQRNKARSLAGWAHTAHSVSSSRVVTVLDRAVEGALDEGRRTIPLRVYVQISLDGDVSRGGVDISDTGAVDEICAQVDAADALELVGLMGIPPLDWEPDRAFARLQSEHQRVQQTHPDAVGLSAGMSNDLETAVKHGSTCVRVGTALLGQRPLSSPSIVTPVTSSSQTPES, from the coding sequence ATGAGTGTGGCGCTCGACGAATCGACTCAGCCGGACCGAGAAAAGGAATTGACCGATTCTTTGTCGGCCGTCCGTTCACGGCTCGCCGCGGCCGCCAAAGCGGCCGGCCGCAAACTCGACGACATTCAACTCCTGCCTATTACCAAATTCTTTCCGGCAACCGATGTCGCGATTCTGTCGCGATTGGGATGCAGCGACTTCGGTGAATCCCGCGACCAGGAAGCGGCGGCCAAGGTCACCGACGTCGAGCGGTTGCTGGACCGCTCGGGGGAGGCGGATCGCGCTGCCGCTCAACGGCACTGGCACATGGTCGGCACCATCCAGCGCAACAAGGCCCGCTCGCTTGCCGGCTGGGCGCATACCGCGCACTCGGTCAGCAGCAGCCGCGTGGTGACCGTGCTCGATCGGGCCGTGGAGGGGGCGTTGGACGAGGGGCGACGGACCATACCGCTGCGCGTCTACGTCCAAATCAGCCTCGACGGTGATGTGTCGCGTGGCGGGGTTGACATCTCCGATACCGGCGCGGTCGACGAAATCTGCGCGCAAGTCGACGCCGCCGACGCATTGGAACTGGTTGGGCTGATGGGTATCCCGCCGCTGGATTGGGAGCCGGATCGCGCGTTCGCACGGCTGCAGTCGGAACATCAGCGGGTGCAACAGACTCACCCTGACGCGGTCGGATTGTCCGCCGGAATGTCGAACGACCTCGAGACGGCGGTCAAACACGGTTCGACGTGTGTGCGTGTCGGTACCGCATTGTTGGGTCAAAGGCCTCTATCGTCACCGTCAATAGTCACTCCAGTCACATCTTCATCACAGACACCGGAATCCTGA
- the pgeF gene encoding peptidoglycan editing factor PgeF, which translates to MSVRIRRVSTTRAGGVSSPPFDSFNLGDHVGDDPAAVAANRKRLGTAIGLGADRVVWMNQVHGDHIEVVDGPRPAPLDNTDGLVTRTPRLALAVVTADCVPVLLADARAGVVAAVHAGRVGARDGVVARAVEAMVGLGAHEQDISVLLGPAVSGRNYEVPAAMADDVEAALPGSRTTTSAGTPGLDLRAGIARQLTTLGVSAIDVDPRCTVDDTDLFSHRRGAPTGRLASVVWME; encoded by the coding sequence GTGAGTGTTCGCATCCGGCGGGTCAGCACGACCCGAGCCGGCGGTGTCTCGTCGCCGCCATTCGACAGCTTCAATCTCGGCGACCATGTCGGCGATGACCCGGCCGCCGTCGCCGCCAACCGCAAGCGGCTGGGTACGGCCATCGGCCTGGGTGCCGACCGGGTGGTCTGGATGAACCAGGTACATGGCGACCACATCGAGGTCGTCGACGGCCCACGCCCTGCTCCGCTCGACAACACCGACGGACTCGTCACGCGCACACCACGATTGGCGTTGGCGGTGGTGACCGCCGACTGCGTTCCCGTGCTTTTGGCCGATGCGCGGGCCGGTGTGGTCGCGGCCGTGCACGCCGGCCGGGTCGGAGCCCGCGACGGCGTGGTGGCTCGTGCCGTCGAAGCAATGGTCGGCCTCGGTGCCCACGAGCAGGACATCTCCGTGCTGCTGGGCCCGGCGGTCAGCGGGCGCAACTACGAAGTGCCAGCGGCGATGGCCGACGACGTCGAGGCAGCGTTGCCGGGCAGTCGCACCACCACCTCGGCGGGCACACCAGGCCTGGATCTGCGCGCCGGAATCGCCCGCCAACTCACGACATTGGGGGTGAGCGCGATCGACGTCGACCCGCGGTGCACGGTCGACGACACCGACCTGTTCAGCCATCGTCGTGGCGCCCCGACCGGACGCCTGGCCTCCGTGGTGTGGATGGAATGA
- the ftsZ gene encoding cell division protein FtsZ, producing MTPPHNYLAVIKVVGIGGGGVNAVNRMIEQGLKGVEFIAINTDAQALLMSDADVKLDVGRDSTRGLGAGADPEVGKKAAEDAKDEIEELLRGADMVFVTAGEGGGTGTGGAPVVASIARKLGALTVGVVTRPFSFEGKRRSNQAENGISALRESCDTLIVIPNDRLLQMGDAAVSLMDAFRSADEVLLNGVQGITDLITTPGLINVDFADVKGVMSGAGTALMGIGSARGDGRALKAAEIAINSPLLEASMEGAQGVLLSVAGGSDLGLFEINEAASLVQDAAHQDANIIFGTVIDDSLGDEVRVTVIAAGFDAAGPGRKPVVGNAGAPSTSGIVASGKHGKVSSSLFEPADAVSVSVPTNGATFDIGGGEDDDVDVPPFMRR from the coding sequence ATGACCCCGCCGCACAATTACTTGGCCGTCATCAAAGTCGTGGGTATCGGCGGCGGTGGTGTCAACGCCGTCAACCGCATGATCGAGCAAGGGCTCAAAGGCGTGGAGTTCATCGCCATCAACACTGACGCCCAGGCGCTGTTGATGAGCGATGCCGACGTCAAGCTCGACGTCGGTCGCGACTCCACCCGTGGTCTGGGTGCAGGTGCCGACCCCGAGGTCGGCAAGAAGGCCGCCGAGGACGCCAAAGACGAGATCGAGGAACTGCTGCGCGGGGCCGACATGGTCTTCGTCACGGCGGGTGAAGGCGGCGGAACGGGTACCGGCGGTGCCCCCGTCGTCGCCAGCATCGCGCGCAAGCTGGGCGCTCTGACCGTCGGCGTCGTCACCCGGCCGTTCTCCTTCGAGGGCAAGCGCCGCAGCAATCAGGCCGAAAACGGCATCTCGGCGCTGCGGGAAAGCTGTGACACGCTGATCGTCATCCCCAACGACCGCCTGCTGCAGATGGGTGACGCCGCGGTGTCGCTGATGGACGCGTTCCGCAGCGCCGACGAGGTACTGCTCAACGGTGTCCAAGGCATCACCGACCTGATCACCACTCCGGGGCTGATCAACGTCGACTTCGCCGACGTCAAGGGCGTGATGAGCGGCGCGGGCACCGCGCTGATGGGAATCGGGTCGGCCCGCGGCGACGGCCGGGCGTTGAAAGCCGCGGAGATCGCGATCAACTCGCCGCTGCTCGAGGCGTCGATGGAAGGCGCTCAGGGCGTGCTGCTCTCGGTCGCCGGCGGCAGCGACCTCGGGCTGTTCGAGATCAACGAGGCGGCGTCGCTGGTGCAGGACGCGGCCCACCAAGACGCCAACATCATCTTCGGGACGGTCATCGACGACTCGCTCGGCGACGAAGTGCGGGTGACAGTGATCGCCGCGGGCTTCGATGCCGCGGGTCCCGGTCGCAAGCCGGTCGTCGGCAACGCCGGTGCCCCGTCGACATCGGGCATCGTTGCGTCGGGCAAACACGGCAAGGTCAGCTCCAGCTTGTTCGAACCCGCCGACGCGGTCAGCGTCTCGGTGCCGACGAATGGCGCCACCTTCGACATCGGCGGTGGCGAGGATGACGATGTCGACGTGCCGCCGTTCATGCGGCGCTAG
- a CDS encoding cell division protein FtsQ/DivIB, producing MTEAHGETTDEPVDDVTADPITETSDGDGESEPAGEPEPVEGPRRRERRERAERREAQARAMAIEQARREAKRAARGRGAAASKPVARGTVRGLKLFLVSLLLVVGIVGAALILYFTPLMAARGITVTGTGAVTRDEVLDAAHVKPGTPLLQINTDNVADRVAAIRRVASARVQRDYPSTLMITIVERIPVVVKDFPDGPHLFDRDGVDFATAPPPPALPYIDVDNPGPADPTTKAALAVLTALRPEVVAQVSRIAAPSVASITLTLTDGRKVIWGTNDRTEEKAQKLAALLTRPGRIYDVSSPDLPTVK from the coding sequence GTGACCGAGGCGCACGGCGAAACGACGGACGAGCCCGTCGACGACGTCACCGCCGACCCGATCACCGAAACGAGCGATGGTGACGGCGAATCGGAGCCGGCCGGCGAACCCGAGCCGGTCGAGGGCCCGAGGCGGCGCGAGCGCCGGGAACGCGCCGAGCGCCGGGAGGCGCAAGCCCGCGCGATGGCGATCGAACAGGCTCGTCGGGAAGCCAAACGCGCAGCCCGCGGACGAGGTGCGGCCGCATCGAAACCCGTTGCGCGCGGGACGGTCCGGGGCCTGAAGCTGTTTCTGGTGTCGCTTCTGCTGGTCGTCGGGATCGTCGGAGCGGCGCTGATCCTGTATTTCACCCCGCTGATGGCGGCCCGTGGCATCACCGTGACCGGCACCGGCGCGGTGACCCGCGACGAGGTGCTCGATGCGGCACACGTCAAGCCCGGTACTCCGCTGCTGCAGATCAACACTGACAACGTCGCCGACCGAGTCGCCGCGATTCGCCGAGTGGCCAGCGCACGTGTGCAGCGTGACTATCCCTCGACGCTGATGATCACCATCGTCGAGCGCATTCCCGTGGTGGTCAAGGACTTTCCTGACGGCCCGCACTTGTTCGACCGCGACGGCGTGGATTTCGCGACCGCACCGCCGCCACCGGCGCTGCCGTATATCGACGTCGACAACCCGGGCCCGGCCGATCCGACGACCAAGGCTGCGCTTGCGGTGCTCACCGCGTTGCGGCCCGAGGTTGTCGCGCAGGTGAGCCGGATCGCGGCGCCCTCCGTCGCGTCCATCACGTTGACGCTGACCGACGGGCGCAAGGTGATCTGGGGGACCAACGACCGGACCGAGGAAAAGGCCCAGAAACTCGCGGCGCTGTTGACCCGGCCGGGGCGGATCTACGACGTGTCCAGTCCGGATCTGCCGACGGTCAAATAA